CTTTGAAGGGTCCCGATGCAAAGCCAACAACTCTATTCCAGTCCAGACCATACTTTCATATGATTCAGAAAGAATTTTCTCCTCTTCTTCTTTTGATATATTCGGAAAAACAAGCCTAATATTCTCCCTTGCCACTTTTTTTCGAGGGCCTATCAGTTTAATCAAGAAAATCAAGAGCGCAGCAATAAAGTTCGCTCGCCAACCCGGTTTTATTAAATGTGCTATCTTAAGAGACAGCTTTACTTTCCAATTCAAAAATTATAACCCTCACTTAAATACACAAAATTTTAAACATATAAAGTATATTGAGATAATAGCATATAAACAATAATCTTCGTCAACGCACAATTATCTAAAGTATTGTAAAATAAATTAACAACTGACAATATTTTTAAAATTAATGCACAGCATGGAAAGGAGAATTTAAATGAAAGAGATTGTAAACACAGATAAGGCTCCAGCAGCTATAGGTCCATATTCACAAGCCACAAAAATAGGAGGATTCCTTTTTCTTTCAGGACAGATTCCCCTTGATCCAAACACAATGGAAGTCGTTCCCGGATGTATAGCTTGCCAAGTTGAACAAGTTATGAAGAACACAAAAAACATACTTGAGTCACAAGGGTTGGATTTCTCTGATGTGGTCAAGACTACAGTTTTTATTAAAGATATGAACGATTTCAGCAGAGTAAACGATGTATACGCAAAGTATTTTAACCAAAATCCTCCTGCTCGCTCCTGTATTGAAGTAGCTCGCCTTCCAAAAGATGTTTTGGTAGAAATGGAATGTATTGCAGCATTAAGATGACATCCCTAATC
This portion of the Synergistaceae bacterium genome encodes:
- a CDS encoding RidA family protein — protein: MKEIVNTDKAPAAIGPYSQATKIGGFLFLSGQIPLDPNTMEVVPGCIACQVEQVMKNTKNILESQGLDFSDVVKTTVFIKDMNDFSRVNDVYAKYFNQNPPARSCIEVARLPKDVLVEMECIAALR